From Hypanus sabinus isolate sHypSab1 unplaced genomic scaffold, sHypSab1.hap1 scaffold_1605, whole genome shotgun sequence, the proteins below share one genomic window:
- the LOC132387182 gene encoding NACHT, LRR and PYD domains-containing protein 3-like gives MVQKIVYDWATGKIYQQFQFVFSFKFRDLNTINCRINLKELILHHYPYFGNILGEVWKHTEGLLFIFDGLDEFKDKINFVDGRRDTESQYTDPEFKCKVSDIVYSLIQGKLLPGCSVLVTTRPTALHLLEKADISVWAEILGFVGEERKEYFIRYFEDQTEAEAVFKHVVENEILYTMSYNPSYCWILALALGPFFTQRVRDPQRVPKTITQLYSYYIYNILKNHGREIENPRDVLLRVGQMAFRGVSEKKIVFTGGDLINYNLQPSQFLSGFLMELLEREDSARSVVYTFPHLTIQEFVAAVAQFLNPHPGNILKFLTGAHNTTDGRFEVFLRFVAGLSNPMTARGLVEFLGPFPHETTCRVIDWVKEEVKRQSGNTESEAGKRSLLNTLHYLFESQNRGLAQAALGSVERFSLSGMTLTPIDCAVLSHVIGLCDTIKQLDLENCHIQYEGIQRLGPGLHKCQELRLGHNDLGDSGVKLVSAALRNPECKIQTLW, from the exons atggtacaaaagattgtttacgactgggccacggggaagatataccaacaattccagtttgtcttcagtttcaaattccgggatttaaacaccattaactgcagaataaacctgaaggaactgattctgCATCATTATccctactttgggaatatcctgggaGAGGTCTGGAAACACACAGAGGGACTGCTGTTCATATTCGACGGATTGGATGAATTCAAGGACAAAATCAACTTTGTTGATGGTCGGAGAGACACAGAATCACAGTacacagatcctgaattcaagtgcaaggtgtctgacattgtgtacagtttaatccagggcaagctgctcccagggtgttcagtgctggtgaccacccgtcccactgcgttacatttattggaaaaggcggatatcagtgtctgggctgaaatcctgggatttgttggtgaggaacggaaggaatatttcatcaggtattttgaagatcagacggagGCAGAAGCAGTTTTCAAACACGTGGTGGAGaatgagatcctgtacaccatgagctacaacccctcctactgctggatcctcgctctggcactgggccccttcttcacacaaagagtcagggacccgcagcgagttcccaagaccatcacccaactgtactcctactatatttacaacatcctgaaaaaccatggccgtgagattgagaacccccgtgatgtgttactcagggttggtcagatggccttcagaggagtgtccgagaagaagattgtgtttacaggtggagatttgatcaactacaatctgcagccttcccagttcctgtccgggttcctgatggagcttttggagagagaggattctgcccggagcgtggtgtacacattcccacacctcaccatccaagagtttgtagctgcagtcgcacaattcctgaatccacatcccgggaatatcctgaaattcctcactggaGCCCACAACACGAccgatgggcgatttgaggtatttctccgttttgttgctggtctctccaacccaatgacagctcggggcctggtggagtttctgggtccatttcctcatgaaacaacctgccgggtgattgactgggtgaaggaggaggttaaacgccagagtggaaacacggagagtgaagctggtaaaaggagcctcctgaacacattgcactacctgtttgagtctcagaatcgtggactggctcaggccgctctgggatctgtggaaaggtTTTCActcagtggaatgacactgaccccgattgactgcgcggtcctgtctcatgtcatcggactctgtgatacaataaaacagctCGACCTGGAGAACTGCCACATTCAGTATGAGGGAAtacagcggctgggacccgggttgcataagtgccaggagttgag acttgggcataatgacctgggagattcaggagtgaaactggtgtctgcggctctgaggaacccggagtgtaaaatacagacactgtggtaa